A single Roseinatronobacter monicus DNA region contains:
- a CDS encoding Ig-like domain-containing protein, with product MTLKTYTWTWTGWTWKKVYNTAPDAADDTYSGDFNTKITGNVLDNDTDADGDKLCVISVTQPENGTVKMFSDGSFSYTPNDGFSGTDTFTYKISDGKGGYDTATVTLTVGEDPNLPGEDDDSDNDDTDTPDDGDCSKGGFNPEAFDAISLNYSDAVDGSIKVSATDSTAGDFVTYNNVATLDDGTSVSARLVLVSKSNDHLKVDLASSDDYEILLNGNNNSGMDGETATFRLEFFNTETGEPVALNPAIVFADLDKNKGTEGISIHDENLANVGVSDGSNLDVNFDGGSSVTAKGTTDNIDPNLLESQFLALYQDTDSITFTMTSRAVNSGLNFGEAVPENFNMLTNADPIAVDDEFTGELNEVISGNVLDNDSDPDNDKICVISNTDPANGSVIVNTDGTFTYTPNDGFSGEDTFTYTVTDGNGGTDTATVTISVVVANSPPDAVDDAFTGGFNQPITDNVLDNDSDPDGDTLKVIGNSDPFNGTVTIAEDGTFTYTPNQGFSGNDGFTYTVSDGNGGTDTATVTLSVGANSAPIAVKDTGEGAFGEDITGNVLDNDSDPDGDDLKVISNTNPLNGTVNVDQDGTFTYTPNEGFSGNDQFTYTVSDGFGGTSTAVVSLTVGEEPNEAPDAVADDFSGQAGEPIFGSVLDNDSDPDGDPLTVISNTSPENGKLVIGADGEFIYVPEEGFFGEDSFTYTISDGKGGTDTATVNLNVNAAPDANDDVFLTQEGEPLSGNVLDNDTDVDGGELAIIGNTDPANGTLLLNDDGSFTYTPNDGFTGPDSFTYTVTDGQGGTDTATVNLTVNAGPDANDDDVLTQKGTPITGNVLDNDTDADGDPLTIIDNTDPENGTLLLNDDGSFTYTPNDGFSGDDSFTYTVSDGNGGIDTATVNLTVNTPPEAVDDLADTEFDSAISGNVLDNDTDLDGDTLAVISNTEPSNGTVVVNADGQFIYSPNEGFSGEDSFSYTISDGRGATDTATVTVTVGEAPNNPPSAENDFFTAAFNTEITGNVLDNDTDPDGDPLTATLATGPENGSIVFNEDGSFTYTPNDGFFGEDSFTYTASDGNGGTDTATVSLFTEKECEPDNRPPIAVDDAFTTGGIGQTVEGNVLDNDSDPDGDPLSVLLNNQPQNGSVTLNPDGTFTYTPNEGFFGEDSFEYVVSDGRGGADLGTVNITVPCFAAGTLIVTAEGPKLVEEIRIGDKVLTRDDGFQEVRWAGQRVLDDGYLAQNPDFASVMIRAGALGNKLPRRDLRVSPGHRILLSGYQAELLFGEREVLVAACDLVGQPGIEHDARSVTYVHIMFDSHQIIDSEGAWSESFQPADVTLNGLDTQQRDELLALFPELATRKGQSGYATARRVLARHESSALLAM from the coding sequence ATGACGCTTAAGACTTATACTTGGACATGGACTGGATGGACTTGGAAGAAAGTCTATAACACGGCACCAGATGCAGCGGATGACACATACTCGGGTGATTTCAATACGAAGATCACCGGCAATGTTCTGGACAATGATACCGATGCAGACGGCGACAAGCTATGTGTCATCAGCGTGACACAGCCTGAGAATGGCACCGTGAAGATGTTTTCTGACGGAAGCTTTTCGTATACACCCAATGACGGTTTTTCTGGAACCGATACCTTCACCTACAAGATTAGCGACGGCAAAGGCGGCTATGACACGGCCACAGTGACCCTGACGGTTGGCGAAGACCCCAACCTGCCAGGGGAAGATGATGATTCCGACAACGATGACACCGATACGCCGGATGACGGGGATTGCTCAAAAGGCGGCTTCAACCCAGAGGCGTTTGATGCGATCTCGCTGAACTATTCGGATGCCGTGGACGGCAGTATCAAAGTTAGTGCCACTGACTCAACCGCCGGCGACTTCGTAACGTATAACAACGTTGCAACACTGGATGACGGAACTTCTGTATCCGCACGGTTGGTTCTCGTATCTAAGTCCAATGACCACTTGAAAGTTGATCTCGCGTCGAGCGACGATTACGAGATCCTGCTCAATGGTAACAACAATTCTGGCATGGACGGCGAAACCGCCACGTTCCGCCTGGAATTTTTCAACACGGAAACCGGTGAGCCGGTCGCACTGAACCCCGCCATTGTCTTTGCCGATCTGGATAAAAACAAAGGCACCGAGGGAATTTCGATCCATGATGAAAATCTGGCCAATGTCGGTGTGTCAGACGGCTCCAACCTCGATGTGAATTTCGATGGCGGCTCGTCAGTCACCGCCAAGGGCACTACAGACAATATCGATCCCAACCTGCTGGAGAGCCAGTTTCTGGCGCTCTATCAAGACACAGATTCGATTACCTTCACAATGACCTCACGCGCTGTGAACTCAGGCCTGAATTTCGGCGAGGCAGTTCCAGAAAACTTCAACATGCTGACGAACGCTGACCCGATTGCGGTCGATGATGAATTTACAGGTGAATTGAACGAGGTCATCTCGGGCAATGTTCTGGACAACGACTCGGACCCGGACAATGACAAGATATGCGTGATTTCGAATACCGATCCGGCAAATGGCAGTGTTATCGTCAATACTGACGGCACATTTACATACACGCCGAACGACGGGTTCTCTGGCGAAGATACCTTCACTTACACAGTAACGGATGGGAATGGCGGGACAGATACCGCAACGGTGACCATCTCGGTCGTGGTGGCCAACAGCCCACCAGACGCTGTGGACGACGCTTTCACTGGCGGTTTCAACCAGCCCATCACGGACAATGTGCTGGACAATGACTCTGATCCGGATGGCGATACCCTCAAGGTCATCGGCAACTCTGACCCGTTCAATGGCACAGTAACGATTGCCGAGGATGGAACCTTTACCTACACGCCCAATCAAGGCTTCTCGGGTAACGACGGCTTCACCTATACCGTGAGCGACGGCAATGGCGGCACAGACACGGCCACGGTCACACTGTCAGTGGGCGCCAACAGTGCTCCTATCGCGGTAAAGGATACTGGCGAAGGTGCGTTTGGCGAGGATATTACCGGCAACGTTCTGGACAACGACTCTGACCCGGATGGCGATGATCTGAAAGTCATCAGCAACACCAATCCGCTCAACGGTACTGTCAATGTCGATCAGGATGGCACCTTCACCTACACGCCGAATGAAGGTTTCTCTGGCAACGATCAGTTCACCTATACAGTCAGTGACGGGTTTGGCGGCACCAGCACAGCAGTCGTTTCGCTGACAGTCGGCGAAGAGCCGAACGAAGCACCAGACGCTGTCGCCGATGATTTCAGTGGTCAGGCAGGCGAGCCGATTTTCGGGTCTGTTCTGGACAATGACTCTGATCCAGATGGTGATCCGCTGACCGTCATCAGCAACACATCCCCCGAAAATGGCAAACTCGTTATCGGTGCAGATGGTGAATTCATCTACGTGCCCGAGGAGGGTTTCTTCGGCGAAGACAGCTTCACCTACACGATCAGCGACGGCAAAGGCGGCACAGATACCGCAACTGTTAACCTGAACGTTAATGCAGCGCCAGATGCCAATGACGACGTTTTCCTGACGCAGGAAGGCGAGCCGCTCAGTGGCAATGTACTGGACAATGATACCGATGTAGACGGCGGCGAGTTGGCCATTATCGGCAATACCGACCCTGCGAATGGTACATTGTTGCTGAACGATGATGGCAGCTTCACCTACACGCCGAATGACGGTTTCACCGGCCCGGACAGCTTCACCTACACTGTCACTGACGGTCAGGGCGGCACAGATACGGCGACTGTCAATCTGACCGTGAATGCAGGGCCAGATGCGAATGATGATGATGTCCTGACCCAGAAAGGCACGCCAATCACTGGCAATGTTCTGGACAATGACACTGATGCAGATGGCGATCCGCTGACCATTATCGACAATACAGACCCCGAGAATGGCACATTGTTGCTGAACGATGATGGCAGCTTCACCTACACGCCGAATGACGGCTTCTCGGGCGATGACAGCTTCACCTACACTGTCAGCGACGGCAATGGCGGCATTGATACTGCAACCGTCAATCTGACCGTGAACACCCCGCCAGAAGCAGTTGATGACCTTGCAGATACAGAATTCGACAGCGCGATCAGCGGCAATGTCCTTGATAACGACACCGATCTGGATGGCGATACGCTGGCCGTTATTTCCAACACCGAGCCGTCAAACGGTACTGTGGTGGTGAATGCAGACGGCCAGTTCATCTACTCACCGAATGAAGGCTTCTCTGGCGAAGACAGCTTCAGCTACACCATCAGCGATGGGAGAGGGGCAACTGATACGGCCACTGTCACCGTCACTGTCGGCGAAGCGCCAAACAACCCACCATCTGCCGAAAACGACTTCTTCACTGCGGCCTTCAATACAGAAATTACCGGCAATGTTCTGGACAACGACACTGATCCGGATGGTGACCCGCTGACGGCCACGCTCGCGACCGGTCCTGAAAACGGCTCGATCGTGTTCAACGAGGACGGAAGTTTCACCTACACGCCCAATGATGGCTTTTTTGGCGAAGACAGCTTTACCTATACGGCCAGCGACGGAAATGGTGGAACAGATACCGCGACAGTGAGTCTGTTCACCGAGAAAGAATGTGAACCCGACAACCGACCACCAATCGCGGTAGATGACGCCTTCACAACCGGCGGCATTGGTCAGACGGTCGAAGGGAACGTGCTGGACAATGACAGCGACCCTGATGGTGACCCGCTCTCGGTTCTGCTGAACAACCAGCCGCAAAACGGCTCCGTCACGTTGAACCCGGATGGCACTTTCACCTACACACCCAATGAGGGCTTTTTCGGCGAGGACAGCTTTGAATATGTCGTCTCCGACGGCAGAGGCGGGGCTGACCTTGGGACAGTGAATATCACAGTGCCATGCTTTGCTGCTGGTACATTGATCGTCACCGCCGAAGGTCCGAAACTGGTTGAGGAAATTCGTATCGGCGACAAGGTTCTGACGCGCGATGACGGATTTCAGGAAGTGCGTTGGGCCGGGCAGCGTGTGCTGGATGACGGATATCTGGCACAAAACCCGGATTTCGCCTCGGTCATGATCCGTGCGGGTGCGCTGGGCAACAAGCTTCCCCGACGCGATCTGCGCGTCTCGCCCGGTCACCGGATATTGCTGAGCGGCTATCAGGCAGAACTGCTGTTCGGAGAGCGCGAAGTCCTTGTCGCTGCCTGCGATCTGGTTGGACAGCCGGGTATCGAACACGACGCCCGTTCCGTGACTTACGTTCACATCATGTTCGACAGTCACCAGATCATCGACTCGGAAGGGGCATGGAGCGAGAGCTTCCAGCCTGCCGATGTGACCCTGAATGGTCTGGACACGCAGCAGCGCGACGAGCTTCTGGCCCTGTTCCCGGAACTGGCCACACGCAAAGGCCAGAGTGGGTATGCAACCGCACGCCGGGTGTTGGCCCGCCACGAAAGCTCTGCTCTGCTGGCGATGTGA
- a CDS encoding LysM peptidoglycan-binding domain-containing protein: MLKYFPKDTLAQWVVGSVAVAGAASMAYVLIFPSDTPEPALPVPHVMQGEPAGVALPQDEPAPDIQIAMVAPTAIQPPSFDLVRMTDLGDVLIAGKAPARSSVSALIDEDPVAQAVSTPAGEFVLMFEVAPSPTPRVLELEVRLPNGDRLRSIDTLMLAPRSATLASGGTGEPGEHHVQTARVVAVEPLFPDSAAPPRPPVISEPSVVGTMQPSDALPDTPAEPQAEGLPAQQTAHAEQPEAEGSDLPEPRAPVAVLLRADGAVQVLGEAASLSNPASGRNVSIDTVTYDDGGEVALSGRTRQGAADVQIYLDNQPILRARATPDGNWQAQLDGIERGVYRLRVDELDDAAQVTSRAEIPFERATPEIAREAGGMQALIVQPGNTLWAMSRQQFGDGARYMRIFDANRDQIRNPDLIYPGQVFILPQDTDTAGRD; this comes from the coding sequence ATGTTGAAATATTTTCCAAAAGATACTTTGGCGCAATGGGTGGTCGGCTCGGTTGCGGTGGCTGGCGCGGCCAGCATGGCCTATGTGCTGATCTTTCCATCAGATACGCCAGAACCTGCGCTGCCAGTGCCACATGTCATGCAGGGTGAACCCGCAGGAGTCGCGCTTCCCCAAGACGAACCTGCGCCCGACATCCAGATTGCGATGGTGGCCCCCACAGCGATTCAGCCCCCCAGCTTCGATTTGGTGCGCATGACGGATCTGGGCGATGTTCTGATCGCAGGCAAGGCACCAGCCCGCAGTTCAGTCTCGGCCTTGATCGACGAAGACCCGGTCGCGCAGGCCGTCAGCACCCCAGCAGGTGAATTTGTGCTGATGTTCGAGGTCGCGCCAAGCCCTACGCCACGGGTGCTGGAGCTGGAAGTACGTTTGCCCAATGGCGACAGGCTGCGCTCAATCGATACGCTGATGCTCGCGCCCCGCAGCGCGACCCTCGCCAGCGGGGGCACGGGTGAACCGGGCGAGCACCACGTGCAAACCGCCCGCGTGGTTGCGGTGGAACCGCTTTTCCCCGACAGCGCCGCCCCACCCCGTCCGCCAGTTATTTCCGAGCCTTCGGTCGTCGGGACAATGCAGCCTTCTGACGCGCTGCCCGACACCCCGGCAGAACCACAGGCAGAGGGGCTGCCCGCGCAGCAGACGGCACATGCTGAACAGCCTGAAGCAGAGGGGTCTGATTTGCCCGAACCGCGCGCGCCGGTTGCAGTGCTGTTGCGTGCAGACGGTGCGGTGCAGGTTCTGGGCGAGGCCGCGTCCCTGTCGAACCCTGCCTCGGGCCGCAATGTCAGCATTGACACTGTCACCTATGATGACGGTGGCGAGGTCGCTTTGAGTGGTCGCACGCGCCAAGGGGCGGCGGATGTTCAGATTTATCTGGACAACCAACCCATCCTGCGCGCCCGCGCGACACCGGACGGAAATTGGCAGGCCCAGCTTGACGGGATTGAGCGCGGTGTCTACCGGCTGCGCGTCGATGAACTGGATGATGCCGCACAGGTCACCTCGCGCGCGGAAATCCCCTTTGAGCGCGCCACCCCCGAAATCGCGCGCGAGGCGGGCGGTATGCAGGCATTGATCGTACAGCCGGGCAACACCCTCTGGGCCATGTCGCGGCAGCAATTTGGCGACGGGGCACGCTATATGCGGATTTTCGATGCCAACCGCGACCAGATCCGCAACCCCGATCTGATCTATCCGGGGCAAGTGTTCATTCTACCGCAAGATACAGACACAGCCGGGCGCGACTGA
- a CDS encoding ABCB family ABC transporter ATP-binding protein/permease — protein MTATDPAATAQDAPPVPTASQERASGLRTIKRVIPYLWPANAVWARRRVMLALLMLVLAKLVAVGTPFFYKGAVDALAGEGSAWFLAVGAIGLTVAYGVARLMEIGFQELRNILFTRVGQRALRQLALETFQHIHRLSLRYHITRKTGGLSRIIERGVKGVDFLLRFLLFSIFPLMLQLLMIAVIFFWLFDVWYLVTVVLTISLYVWFTFRITEWRVTQRRIMNRQDTDANQKAIDSLLNFETVKYFNAEAMEASRYDGAMAQYEEAAVKTNYSLAFLNFGQAMLITTGLVTVMVLAAIGVERGDLTVGDFVMVNAYMIQITMPLNFLGTVYREIRQALVDMAEMFDLLDQPPDVSDAPDAVALKVNKGEIRFEQVEFGYDATRPILKGIDLTVKGGETVAIVGPSGSGKSTIGRLLFRFYDVTGGAIRIDGQDLRGVTQSSVHGMIGVVPQDTVLFNDTIAYNIAYGREGATRTEVEAAAKAARIHDFILSLPEGYDTAVGERGLKLSGGEKQRVGIARTLLKNPPILLLDEATSALDTQTEQSIQDSLRQMGQGRTVITIAHRLSTVVDADRIIVLDDGHIVEEGAHDALLGQNGRYAAMWARQRVEGE, from the coding sequence ATGACTGCGACTGACCCCGCTGCTACAGCGCAAGACGCGCCACCTGTTCCGACAGCTTCGCAGGAACGCGCAAGCGGTTTGCGCACCATCAAGCGTGTCATCCCCTATTTGTGGCCCGCGAACGCGGTATGGGCGCGCAGGCGGGTGATGCTGGCGTTGCTTATGCTGGTGCTGGCAAAACTGGTCGCGGTTGGCACGCCATTTTTCTACAAGGGCGCGGTGGATGCGCTGGCGGGCGAAGGGTCGGCATGGTTTCTGGCGGTCGGCGCAATTGGCCTTACTGTTGCGTATGGTGTCGCACGCCTGATGGAAATCGGGTTTCAGGAATTGCGCAATATCCTGTTCACCCGCGTGGGCCAGCGCGCATTGCGGCAACTGGCGCTGGAGACATTTCAGCATATTCACCGTCTCAGCCTGCGCTACCACATCACCCGCAAGACTGGCGGGCTAAGCCGGATTATCGAGCGCGGCGTGAAGGGCGTGGATTTCCTGCTGCGCTTTTTGCTGTTCTCGATCTTTCCGCTCATGCTGCAACTGCTGATGATCGCGGTCATCTTCTTCTGGCTGTTTGATGTGTGGTATCTGGTCACGGTCGTGCTGACGATCAGCCTTTATGTCTGGTTTACCTTTCGCATAACCGAATGGCGCGTCACCCAGCGCCGGATCATGAACCGGCAGGACACAGACGCCAACCAAAAGGCCATCGACAGCCTGTTGAATTTCGAGACGGTCAAGTATTTTAACGCCGAGGCGATGGAAGCCAGCCGCTATGACGGGGCGATGGCCCAGTACGAGGAAGCGGCGGTCAAAACCAACTACTCGCTGGCCTTTCTGAACTTCGGGCAGGCGATGCTGATCACCACAGGGCTTGTCACTGTGATGGTGCTGGCCGCCATTGGCGTAGAGCGCGGCGACCTGACAGTGGGCGATTTCGTCATGGTGAACGCCTATATGATCCAGATCACGATGCCGCTGAACTTTCTGGGCACTGTATACCGCGAAATCCGGCAGGCGCTGGTTGATATGGCCGAGATGTTCGACCTGCTGGACCAACCGCCAGATGTCAGCGACGCGCCGGATGCTGTCGCATTGAAAGTCAACAAGGGAGAGATCCGCTTCGAGCAGGTTGAATTCGGCTATGACGCCACCCGCCCTATTTTGAAGGGCATTGATCTAACCGTGAAGGGCGGCGAAACCGTGGCAATTGTCGGCCCGTCCGGGTCGGGCAAATCGACCATCGGGCGGCTGTTGTTCCGCTTCTATGATGTGACGGGCGGCGCGATCCGGATTGACGGGCAGGATTTGCGGGGTGTCACGCAATCTAGCGTGCATGGCATGATCGGTGTCGTGCCGCAGGACACAGTGCTGTTCAATGACACGATTGCCTATAATATTGCCTATGGCCGCGAGGGGGCCACCCGCACAGAGGTCGAGGCGGCGGCAAAGGCCGCACGGATTCACGACTTCATCCTGTCACTTCCCGAAGGCTATGACACGGCCGTGGGCGAACGCGGCCTGAAGCTGTCGGGCGGCGAGAAACAACGCGTCGGCATTGCGCGCACCTTGCTGAAAAATCCGCCCATCCTGCTGCTGGACGAGGCGACCAGCGCGCTGGACACGCAGACAGAGCAAAGCATACAGGACAGTCTGCGCCAGATGGGACAAGGGCGCACTGTCATCACGATTGCGCATAGATTGTCGACTGTGGTGGATGCCGACCGGATCATCGTTCTGGATGACGGGCATATCGTGGAAGAAGGCGCGCATGACGCGCTGCTTGGCCAAAACGGGCGTTATGCGGCCATGTGGGCGCGCCAGCGCGTCGAGGGGGAATGA
- a CDS encoding TIGR00730 family Rossman fold protein, protein MSYLPRSVCVFCGSRAGSDPEFAADARNVGTMIARHGWRLVYGAGDIGIMGEVARAAQSAGAATMGVIPTHLMHVEKGKHDLGSLVVTETMHERKKVMFTNSDAIVVLPGGAGSLDEFFEVLTWRQLGLHAKPIYLLNTAGYWTPLADLIDHIVAQGFADVSLKGFFKTMPDVAALETRLVKDLT, encoded by the coding sequence ATGTCATATTTGCCCCGCTCTGTCTGTGTGTTTTGCGGCTCGCGTGCGGGTTCAGACCCGGAATTCGCCGCCGATGCCCGTAATGTTGGCACCATGATCGCGCGTCACGGCTGGCGTCTGGTTTATGGCGCTGGCGATATCGGCATCATGGGAGAGGTGGCGCGCGCCGCTCAATCGGCGGGTGCCGCCACGATGGGGGTTATTCCGACGCATCTGATGCATGTGGAAAAAGGCAAGCACGATCTGGGGTCGCTGGTGGTCACCGAAACCATGCATGAACGCAAGAAGGTCATGTTTACCAATTCCGATGCCATCGTCGTGCTGCCCGGCGGTGCCGGGTCACTGGATGAGTTTTTCGAGGTGCTGACATGGCGGCAGTTGGGCCTGCATGCCAAGCCGATCTATCTGCTGAATACCGCCGGGTACTGGACACCGCTTGCCGATCTGATTGACCACATCGTCGCCCAAGGCTTCGCTGATGTGAGCCTGAAAGGGTTTTTCAAAACCATGCCCGATGTGGCCGCGCTGGAAACCCGGCTGGTCAAGGATCTGACCTGA
- a CDS encoding TRAP transporter permease, whose product MTSPTPEDQRAARLEADRIATVDTSIDEEGRTDRTLMGWQGWLFAGVAVAFSCFHLYTAFFGSLPHMQQRATHGLFGVVLALAFFSLRTGTARVRATLPWYDWGLILCAILPMGYVLLFWQDMFRARLFPEPYHLLLTVMAVGVFLEACRRVLGWSLVILAGLALAYAMLGHLIPGTWGHAGFSPERMASRLFMADSGLWGMLPGLSATVISIFILFGLIVMGTGGGQAFMNAALVLAGRQVGGAAKVATVGSSLMGTISGSGMANAAATGSLTIPMMRRLGYRREFAVGVEATASTGGQLMPPIMGAGAFVMAEIVGIPYLTIVVAAIIPAILFYLGNFWVIHLSARKEGIAPVPADQIPSARATFTIMFFLQLILPIGLMIYFLLSGYSIAYAGSQAVLATLIVFFFINWEHSLKEKCLIFVEILRKAGISLAMMAVLAFVAQITVSMISATGIGVKFTDMMVSFGGQSLFLVLVMAMLACIILGMGMPTTAAYVLSASLAAPALIALDVPPLHAHLFAFYFAILATITPPVCTAIYAAAAIAEIRWTRAVVDTMKLGWVAFTIPFMFVYSPQLLMEGTAVEIIVVGVVKAVGVLALATATINYFATGLTLTQRLMAFAGAFLLITPGWETNIVGLILTLLAMTLNLRAFRAEATRDATPG is encoded by the coding sequence ATGACCTCGCCCACCCCCGAAGACCAGCGCGCCGCGCGGCTAGAGGCCGACCGCATCGCCACTGTCGACACCTCGATCGACGAGGAGGGGCGCACCGATCGCACCCTGATGGGCTGGCAGGGCTGGCTGTTCGCCGGGGTCGCGGTCGCGTTCTCATGTTTCCACCTGTACACGGCGTTTTTCGGCAGCCTGCCGCATATGCAGCAACGCGCAACCCACGGGCTGTTCGGGGTGGTGCTGGCCCTTGCGTTCTTCTCGCTGCGCACCGGTACGGCGCGCGTACGCGCGACCTTGCCGTGGTACGACTGGGGATTGATCCTCTGCGCGATCCTGCCGATGGGATATGTGCTGCTGTTCTGGCAGGACATGTTCCGCGCGCGCCTGTTTCCCGAACCATACCACCTGCTGCTGACAGTAATGGCCGTGGGCGTTTTCTTAGAGGCGTGCCGCCGCGTGCTGGGCTGGAGCCTTGTGATCCTTGCGGGGCTGGCACTGGCCTATGCGATGCTGGGCCATCTGATCCCCGGCACCTGGGGCCATGCGGGCTTTTCGCCCGAGCGTATGGCCAGCCGGTTGTTCATGGCCGATAGCGGGCTGTGGGGAATGCTGCCGGGGTTGTCGGCCACAGTCATTTCAATCTTCATCCTGTTCGGGCTGATCGTGATGGGCACTGGCGGCGGGCAGGCCTTCATGAACGCAGCTCTCGTGCTGGCGGGTCGGCAGGTCGGCGGCGCGGCCAAGGTTGCCACTGTCGGCTCCAGCCTAATGGGCACAATTTCTGGCTCTGGCATGGCCAATGCGGCTGCCACCGGGTCGCTGACGATACCCATGATGCGCCGCTTGGGCTACCGGCGCGAATTCGCAGTGGGGGTAGAGGCGACAGCCTCGACCGGCGGGCAATTGATGCCGCCAATTATGGGCGCGGGCGCGTTTGTCATGGCCGAGATCGTGGGCATCCCTTATCTGACCATTGTCGTCGCCGCGATCATCCCCGCGATCCTGTTCTATCTGGGCAATTTCTGGGTCATCCACCTATCGGCCCGCAAAGAGGGCATCGCGCCGGTCCCCGCCGACCAGATCCCGTCCGCACGCGCGACCTTCACCATCATGTTCTTCCTGCAACTGATCCTGCCCATCGGGCTGATGATCTACTTCCTGCTGTCGGGCTACTCTATCGCCTATGCGGGTTCGCAGGCGGTTCTGGCGACGCTGATCGTATTCTTCTTCATCAACTGGGAACACAGCCTGAAGGAGAAATGCCTGATCTTTGTGGAAATCCTGCGCAAAGCTGGCATCAGCCTTGCGATGATGGCAGTGCTGGCCTTCGTGGCGCAGATCACAGTGTCGATGATCTCGGCCACCGGTATCGGGGTGAAGTTCACCGATATGATGGTCTCATTCGGCGGGCAATCGTTGTTTCTGGTGCTGGTCATGGCGATGCTCGCCTGCATCATCCTTGGCATGGGAATGCCCACGACAGCGGCCTATGTGCTATCGGCCTCGCTCGCGGCACCGGCGCTGATCGCGCTCGACGTGCCACCCCTGCACGCGCATCTATTCGCGTTCTACTTTGCGATCCTTGCAACGATAACGCCGCCAGTCTGCACGGCCATCTACGCCGCCGCCGCCATTGCCGAAATCCGCTGGACCCGCGCAGTTGTGGACACGATGAAACTGGGCTGGGTCGCGTTTACCATCCCTTTCATGTTCGTCTATTCGCCGCAACTGCTGATGGAGGGGACGGCAGTTGAAATCATAGTGGTGGGCGTGGTCAAGGCGGTCGGGGTGCTGGCACTGGCCACCGCAACGATCAATTATTTTGCAACAGGTCTGACACTGACACAGCGGCTGATGGCCTTTGCGGGTGCGTTCCTTCTCATCACTCCGGGGTGGGAAACCAATATCGTCGGCCTGATCCTGACGCTTCTGGCCATGACGCTCAACCTCCGCGCTTTCCGTGCAGAGGCGACGCGCGACGCCACACCGGGTTGA
- a CDS encoding DMT family transporter, with the protein MPWIYLAIAGVLEVVWAFAMKQSMGFTRLVPTMIMGVSMLGSFALLAIAMKTLPLGTAYTVWTGIGAVGAFTVGIMALGEAVTPMRVAAAAMIVGGLVLMKLSGTGET; encoded by the coding sequence ATGCCCTGGATTTATCTTGCCATTGCCGGTGTACTAGAGGTGGTCTGGGCCTTCGCGATGAAGCAATCAATGGGCTTCACACGGCTGGTACCAACTATGATCATGGGTGTGTCGATGCTGGGCAGTTTCGCGCTGCTGGCGATTGCGATGAAAACCTTGCCACTGGGCACGGCCTATACTGTCTGGACTGGGATCGGCGCAGTCGGGGCCTTTACAGTGGGCATCATGGCGCTGGGAGAAGCGGTAACCCCGATGCGCGTGGCAGCGGCGGCGATGATCGTTGGCGGGCTTGTGTTGATGAAGCTGTCAGGTACGGGCGAGACCTGA